In Acaryochloris marina S15, a single genomic region encodes these proteins:
- a CDS encoding acyltransferase family protein, with amino-acid sequence MTYSSSSSRFSSLDVFRGIAIAGMLLVNQSGLVKDAYPQLLHADWHGWTLADLVFPFFLFVLGASMAFSMARHTASLTQPKRAVYLKILRRSAILFGLGLFLNGFWSYNFSTLRVMGILQRISLTYLASAFVILKLPRKSQWGLTGLLLVGYWLALSFIPVPEFGAGNLTRTGNFGAYIDRLIIGTSHLYVGDQFNSMGDPEGLFSTLPAIATVLLGYFAGDWIRKRGSGLKIKTSRQSLALASYGLISTGLGLLWSLWFPINKKLWTSSYVLFTVGISLILLAVCYELIEVRRIRLWSKPFEVLGLNSLAVFVASVLMIKVLVLTKLGSGDDAVNAFTWLFQNLFLTWTSPDFGSFLFAFLTLCFWWIVAYVLYRQQWFFKI; translated from the coding sequence ATGACCTATTCTTCTTCCTCGTCACGCTTTAGTTCCTTGGATGTGTTTCGAGGGATTGCCATTGCCGGCATGCTTTTGGTCAATCAGTCAGGTTTAGTCAAAGACGCTTATCCTCAACTCCTCCATGCAGATTGGCATGGTTGGACCCTGGCAGATTTGGTGTTTCCTTTTTTCTTATTTGTCTTGGGTGCGTCGATGGCTTTTTCCATGGCCAGACACACGGCTTCTTTGACTCAACCCAAACGGGCTGTCTACCTCAAAATCCTGCGCCGCAGTGCGATTCTGTTCGGTTTGGGGTTATTTCTCAACGGATTTTGGTCCTATAACTTCAGTACTTTGCGGGTGATGGGGATTTTGCAGCGGATTAGTCTGACCTATTTAGCCTCGGCATTCGTGATCTTAAAGCTGCCGCGAAAGAGCCAATGGGGACTGACAGGGCTATTGTTGGTGGGGTATTGGCTTGCCCTCTCGTTTATCCCGGTGCCAGAATTTGGGGCAGGTAACCTGACCCGCACCGGTAATTTTGGAGCCTATATTGACCGCCTAATTATTGGTACGTCCCACTTATATGTGGGAGATCAGTTTAATTCCATGGGTGATCCAGAAGGATTGTTCAGTACGTTGCCTGCGATCGCAACTGTGCTACTCGGCTATTTCGCTGGAGACTGGATTCGTAAACGGGGCAGTGGCCTCAAAATTAAAACTAGTCGCCAAAGCCTGGCCCTCGCCTCCTATGGCTTGATCAGTACTGGCTTGGGATTGTTATGGAGTCTTTGGTTCCCCATCAACAAAAAGCTGTGGACGAGCTCCTATGTGCTATTCACCGTCGGAATTTCGCTTATTCTGCTAGCGGTTTGCTATGAACTGATCGAAGTCCGACGGATTCGTCTTTGGAGTAAGCCTTTTGAGGTGTTAGGTCTCAATTCCCTGGCGGTGTTTGTTGCTTCAGTGTTGATGATTAAAGTCTTAGTCCTCACCAAATTGGGGTCCGGTGATGATGCCGTCAATGCCTTTACATGGTTATTTCAAAATCTATTCTTGACTTGGACCAGTCCGGACTTTGGGTCTTTCTTATTTGCTTTTCTCACCCTCTGTTTCTGGTGGATCGTGGCTTATGTCCTTTATCGACAACAGTGGTTCTTCAAGATCTAA
- a CDS encoding polysaccharide deacetylase family protein: protein MFGKNLRARVVNRQYVWLASACLCLGVSSFVLQATLNQVSIGGIPEDINALEENTLIANSESGFHLALKTVDDLDRKQRRHYQPPTQFQGLTIDEVKLPSDQKVIALTFDDGPWPKTTAKMLDILKEHQVEATFFVVGSNITRFPHLLKRVAKEGHAIGNHSWSHGYHYHSPALAQQEIKRTAAEIEKQIGFKTKLFRPPGGYLRNGLVAHARSQKHVTLMWTVDDTYKGTVDKAINNVLNNASPGGIVLMHDGGDNRQLMIQALPHIITRLRQQGYKLVTIPQLLELAKADQNAG from the coding sequence ATGTTTGGGAAAAATTTAAGAGCCCGTGTCGTCAACCGGCAGTATGTATGGTTGGCGTCGGCTTGCCTATGCTTGGGGGTGAGTTCATTCGTCCTTCAAGCAACGTTGAATCAGGTTTCCATTGGTGGCATACCGGAAGATATCAATGCCTTGGAAGAAAATACGTTAATCGCTAATTCTGAGTCAGGATTTCATCTTGCCTTAAAAACGGTAGATGACCTGGATCGTAAACAACGTCGCCATTATCAGCCCCCAACTCAGTTTCAAGGACTGACAATTGATGAGGTCAAACTGCCCTCGGACCAAAAAGTGATCGCCCTCACCTTCGATGACGGCCCTTGGCCCAAAACAACGGCCAAAATGCTAGATATTCTGAAAGAGCATCAGGTAGAAGCCACATTTTTTGTGGTTGGCAGCAATATCACCCGATTTCCGCACTTACTTAAGCGAGTCGCGAAGGAAGGCCATGCCATTGGCAACCATAGCTGGAGCCATGGATATCATTACCACTCCCCCGCTTTAGCCCAACAGGAAATTAAGCGGACGGCTGCAGAGATAGAAAAGCAAATCGGCTTTAAAACCAAACTGTTTCGGCCACCCGGGGGGTATCTCCGCAACGGTCTAGTCGCCCATGCCCGTTCCCAAAAACATGTCACTTTGATGTGGACGGTGGACGATACCTATAAAGGCACGGTTGATAAAGCCATCAACAACGTCCTCAATAATGCTTCACCTGGAGGGATTGTATTGATGCATGATGGTGGCGATAATCGCCAGCTGATGATCCAAGCCCTGCCCCATATCATTACTCGTCTCAGACAGCAGGGGTATAAACTTGTGACCATCCCTCAATTGTTGGAATTGGCAAAAGCTGATCAGAACGCAGGATAG